The Oncorhynchus masou masou isolate Uvic2021 chromosome 31, UVic_Omas_1.1, whole genome shotgun sequence genome includes a region encoding these proteins:
- the LOC135524885 gene encoding uncharacterized protein LOC135524885, with protein sequence MCTFLDIFEKRVRENIDQHPITPIPPITPIINHHPHIINHHPIPPIINHHPHHPHPPSSTITPIPPIINHHPHPLPPHQPSPPIPPSPPSSTITPITNHSPHPPITNHHPHPPITNHSPIGISSTITPITIHSPHTPSPTITPTSPTIPPIPPSPHHKPSPPSSTIPHPNHPPSSTIHPIPPIPHHQPSPPSPPSSTITPITNHSPTTIHGGMEGWMDG encoded by the exons atgtgtacatttctagacatctttgaaaagcgagtcag AGAGAACATTGACCAACACCCCATCACCCCCATTCCCCCCATCACCCCCATCATCAACCATCACCCCCACATCATCAACCATCACCCCATTCCCCCCATCATCAACCATCACCCCCATCACCCCCATCCCCCATCATCAACCATCACCCCCATTCCCCCCATCATCAACCATCACCCCCATCCCCTCCCCCCCCATCAACCATcaccccccattcccccatcaccCCCATCATCAACCATCACCCCCATCACCAACCAttccccccatccccccatcaCCAACCATCACCCCCATCCCCCCATCACCAACCATTCCCCCATCGGGATATCATCAACCATCACCCCCATCACCATTCATTCCCCCCATACCCCATCACCAACCATCACCCCCACATCACCAACCAttccccccatccccccatccccacaTCATAAACCATCACCCCCATCATCAACCATACCCCACCCCAACCACCCCCCATCATCAACTATCCACCCCATTCCCCCCATCCCCCATCATCAACCATCACCCCCATCACCCCCATCATCAACCATCACCCCCATCACCAACCATTCCCCCACCACAATccatggagggatggagggatggatggatggatag